One window of the Pieris brassicae chromosome Z, ilPieBrab1.1, whole genome shotgun sequence genome contains the following:
- the LOC123718819 gene encoding uncharacterized protein LOC123718819, giving the protein MSSSDNTRCCSKCKKSCNNEFKQIVNLKSSGLVIYSENSTKNVRYKNITSIVLHNNGHRELKKFNYVAELCQYKTKCYQCQKVIQRVRDLLDNINIIRKNEVLAICDHCKRSNLKFKCKRCEYMLEKFISCRVHQTESLRDEYAAWWQTVKNNLMTIIDVQNTCPHRVCFVRNSDIELRKLINLLKVPSPKIHPRVDTFSSRKIELPLPVDDETKNVLFEMINEISLDKVSNKDSASVLSTCMCRYFNERKNERMHPKVSLELPLINENEIESLQMNGVLNLGVTGMLDGDGDNLSKQKALKGSKNARDRMKNIRSLKKSGKDGELTEDEKTNTEMSPEKTKQRKYKLDPEYELMLQLIKIHKEEEKYKAGRTKSTLRILKNMPKIDPLPELPVRPPKPRRSDAHLLTAGSTLVCTPRDSLPRVMIRGTRMVSRDQHMKTKDPITLEPILFKNQIQCVTPVGPSSEILTSSSSEIMEEMYKSPFIGKGITKYALSKKEFIDKGWTMLPSTKIMRRMNIYKMEPTNPHFNWFKTHANKRAMFYDTREMLAEINENGCGGKWFYKNGSVALHFCYSQGRYDKYRYIIYDLNEDDYVDVRNTKRPVTILACFDYLGNGIVYDQSGKARIKYNQSEGIIIDSKIGAPSKWKWHSLNDPPVLQNVYMDNKVADDTLLQNLIIPDDIKVFNIDNISREVDDNMLAIEFENFVRGKARKIMQKMTSYKIRMKAVKINDYFSLRIIDQENIYILFRNGHICFKLNIGMHLKSNEIIDTITVDLAEVSTPYDVVPETKSLSDIHEVLRSMQNFSKSRHCLEKY; this is encoded by the exons atGAGTTCAAG TGATAACACGCGCTGCTGTTcgaaatgtaaaaaatcttgTAATAATGAATTCAAGCAAATTGTGAATCTTAAGAGCTCTGGACTCGTAATTTATTCGGAAAATTCG ACAAAAAACGTAagatacaaaaacataactaGCATTGTATTACACAACAACGGCCACAGGGAattgaaaaaatttaattatgttgcaGAACTTT gtcaatacaaaacaaaatgttaccAATGTCAAAAGGTAATACAGCGTGTTCGTGATCTGCTAgacaacataaatattataagaaaaaatgaAGTATTGGCTATATGCGACCATTGTAAGCGATCTAATCTAAAATTTAAGTGTAAGCGATGTGAATACATGTTGGAGAAATTTATATCATGTAGAGTACACCAAACTGAAAGTCTCAGAGATGAATACGCAGCTTGGTGGCAAACTgtgaaaaataatctaatgACAATTATTGATGTACAGAACACTTGTCCACATAGGGTTTGCTTTGTTCGAAATTCAGATATCGAACTtagaaaacttataaatttactGAAAGTGCCATCGCCAAAGATCCACCCTCGCGTAGATACGTTTTCTTCCAGGAAGATTGAACTGCCACTTCCTGTGGATGACGAaaccaaaaatgttttattcgaAATGATAAATGAAATAAGCTTAGATAAAGTGTCAAACAAAGACTCTGCATCAGTTTTAAGTACATGTATGtgtagatattttaatgaaagaaAGAATGAACGCATGCATCCTAAAGTTTCTCTGGAGTTACCACTTATAAATGAGAACGAGATTGAAAGTTTACAAATGAATGGCGTATTGAACCTAGGAGTTACAGGAATGTTAGATGGTGACGGAGATAACCTCTCAAAACAAAAGGCCCTAAAAGGTTCTAAAAATGCTAGAGAtcgtatgaaaaatataagatcattaaaaaaaagcggTAAAGATGGTGAATTGAC tGAAgatgaaaaaacaaataccGAAATGTCACccgaaaaaacaaaacaaagaaaatataaacttgatCCAGAATATGAACTTATGttgcaattaataaaaattcacaaaGAGGAAGAAAAATATAAGGCAGGAAGAACTAAATCTACGCTAcgtattttgaaaaatatgccGAAGATTGATCCTCTTCCTGAATTGCCCGTGCGTCCCCCTAAACCTCGGAGATCTGATGCACATTTACTAACCGCAGGAAGTACTTTAGTGTGTACGCCTCGTGATAGTCTACCGCGTGTTATGATACGTGGGACACGGATGGTATCTCGAGATCAGCACATGAAAACTAAAGACCCTATTACATTGGAACCTATActctttaaaaatcaaattcaatGCGTTACACCAGTTGGACCATCATCCGAAATTTTAACGTCATCTTCATCCGAAATAATGGAAGAGATGTATAAAAGTCCTTTT ATTGGTAAGGGAATAACAAAATACGCACTTTCTAAGAAAGAATTTATTGATAAAGGATGGACTATGTTGCCAAGCACGAAAATTATGAGAAGg atgaatatatataaaatggagCCAACAAATCCTCAtttcaattggtttaaaaCTCATGCAAATAAAAGAGCTATGTTCTATGATACCAGGGAGATGTTAgcagaaataaatgaaaatggcTGCGGTGGTAAATGGTTTTACAAGAATGGTTCTGTCGCACTCCATTTTTGTTATAGCCAAG gtCGTTATGATAAGTataggtatattatttatgatttaaacGAAGATGATTATGTCGACGTAAGGAATACAAAAAGGCCAGTGACTATTTTGGCTTGTTTTGACTATTTAGGAAATGGTATTGTTTATGATCAGTCCGGAAAGGCCAG gaTAAAATACAATCAATCAGAGGGAATAATTATTGACAGTAAAATTGGCGCTCCAAGTAAATGGAAATGGCATTCGCTCAACGATCCGCCTGTTTTACAGAATGTTTACATGGACAATAAAGTAGCAGATGATACACTTttacaaaacttaattatacctGATGACATCaaggtttttaatatagaCAATATCTCAAGAGAAGTCGATGATAACATGTTAGCGATTGAGTTTGAAAACTTTGTAAGAGGAAAAGCTCGGAAAATAATGCAAAAAATGACATCGTATAAAATACGAATGAAGGctgtaaaaattaatgattatttttccTTGAGGATCATAGATCAagagaatatttatattctttttagAAATGGGCATATATGTTTTAAGTTGAATATAGGCATGCACTTGAAGAGCAATGAAATAATTGATACTATAACAGTTGATCTTGCTGAAGTTTCAACGCCATATGATGTTGTACCAGAGACAAAAAGCCTTTCCGATATTCACGAAGTACTCCGCAGCATGCAAAACTTTAGTAAATCAAGACATTgcttagaaaaatattag
- the LOC123718557 gene encoding band 7 protein AGAP004871, which yields MTTVLEMSSRQHLYPTIATSNDDNDTESKTCGKILVVLSWILVVFTMPFSLFVCFKVVQEYERAVIFRLGRLLAGGAKGPGIFFILPCIDSYARVDLRTRTYDVPPQEVLTKDSVTVSVDAVVYYRVHNATISIANVENAHHSTRLLAQTTLRNTMGTRPLHEILSERETISGNMQISLDEATEAWGIKVERVEIKDVRLPVQLQRAMAAEAEAAREARAKVIAAEGEQKAARALREASEVIGDSPAALQLRYLQTLNTISAEKNSTIVFPLPIDLLTYFIKAKEYPSH from the exons TGTCCAGTCGCCAACATTTGTATCCAACAATAGCGacat CTAATGATGATAACGATACAGAATCGAAAACATGTGGAAAGATTCTTGTTGTGTTATCGTGGATTTTAGTTGTGTTCACGATGCCTTTTTCCCTCTTCGTGTGTTTTAAG GTCGTTCAAGAATACGAAAGGGCCGTTATATTTCGGTTAGGGCGACTGCTCGCAGGAGGAGCTAAAGGTCCTG gaatattttttattctaccATGCATTGACTCTTACGCGAGGGTAGACCTGAGAACTAGAACCTATGATGTGCCACCTCAAGAG GTACTCACAAAGGACTCCGTTACTGTATCTGTGGATGCTGTGGTATACTATAGAGTGCATAATGCAACAATTTCCATAGCGAACGTAGAAAATGCTCATCATTCGACACGTCTCTTGGCTCAGACCACGCTTCGTAACACTATGGGCACTAGACCCCTACACGAAATATTAAGCGAACGGGAAACTATTTCAGGAAATATGCAAATCTCTTTAGACGAGGCAACAGAAGCATGGGGCATTAAGGTGGAACGAGTTGAAAT TAAGGATGTTCGCTTGCCCGTGCAACTGCAACGAGCAATGGCAGCAGAGGCAGAAGCGGCGCGGGAAGCTCGAGCCAAGGTGATTGCTGCTGAAGGTGAGCAGAAAGCGGCACGAGCCCTTCGCGAAGCCTCTGAAGTTATTGGCGACAGTCCCGCTGCTCTACAACTACGTTACTTACAG acaTTGAACACAATATCTGCTGAGAAGAACTCCACAATTGTATTCCCGCTGCCCATTGACCTCCTTACTTACTTCATAAAGGCCAAAGAGTATCCATCTCATTAA